One genomic window of Vulgatibacter sp. includes the following:
- a CDS encoding ABC transporter permease, with the protein MRRYLRLLAVQLRASALLTLQYRVDFLVDAVMSLFWTASALVPLLVLFDKRETVVGWTWPEALVVVAWFTVLKGVLDGGIQPALQSVVEHIRKGTLDFILLKPADAQFLVSTARFEIWKSADVLGGLALLAWALVELRHVPSAGAVLTTLALLVGAVTILYSLWILVVSLAFFVVKIDNLSYLFASIYDAARWPSSVFRGVLSFVFTFVIPLAVMTTYPALAILGRLGPGQAGWALLGAAVFSFVARLVWKNAIRHYTSAGG; encoded by the coding sequence GTGCGCCGCTACCTTCGGCTGCTCGCGGTGCAGCTCCGTGCCTCCGCGCTCCTCACCCTCCAATACCGGGTCGACTTCCTCGTCGACGCGGTGATGTCGCTCTTCTGGACGGCTTCGGCGCTGGTGCCGCTGCTCGTCCTCTTCGACAAGCGCGAGACGGTGGTGGGCTGGACCTGGCCCGAGGCGCTGGTGGTGGTGGCGTGGTTCACCGTGCTCAAGGGCGTGCTCGACGGCGGGATCCAGCCGGCGCTCCAGAGTGTGGTCGAGCACATCCGCAAGGGCACCCTCGACTTCATCCTGCTCAAGCCGGCGGACGCGCAATTCCTCGTCTCCACCGCGCGCTTCGAGATCTGGAAGAGCGCCGACGTGCTGGGTGGCCTCGCGCTGCTGGCGTGGGCGCTCGTCGAGTTGCGGCACGTGCCCAGCGCAGGCGCGGTGCTCACCACGCTGGCGCTGCTCGTGGGCGCGGTGACGATCCTCTACTCGCTCTGGATCCTGGTGGTGAGCCTGGCGTTCTTCGTGGTGAAGATCGACAACCTCTCCTACCTCTTCGCCTCGATCTACGACGCGGCCCGGTGGCCCTCGTCGGTCTTTCGCGGCGTGCTTTCGTTCGTCTTCACTTTCGTCATCCCGCTGGCGGTGATGACCACCTACCCGGCGCTGGCGATCCTCGGGCGGCTCGGGCCGGGGCAGGCGGGGTGGGCGCTGCTGGGGGCGGCGGTCTTCTCCTTCGTGGCGCGGCTGGTGTGGAAGAACGCGATCCGCCACTACACCAGCGCGGGCGGGTGA
- a CDS encoding ABC transporter permease yields the protein MSRVAEIRRATPTLLRVGFASAIAYRSEFLVWILATNMPLVMLLLWTAVAAEAPVGRFGETEFIGYFLATLIVRLLTGSWVVWELNFEIRQGTLGMRLLKPMHPFLVFAADNLAAIPMRVLVSLPIAAGALFWVGRETLTGDLLLWAAVPVALLGAWLMTFCVMALIGTLGLFWESSLSIFELWLGLFFVLSGYILPLELLPEWLWAVARWLPFRFLLSFPVELMLGLVDREGLAVGLCVQWLYVAFFLVAGLRLWAAGLKRYAAYGG from the coding sequence GTGAGCCGCGTCGCCGAGATCCGGCGCGCGACGCCGACGCTCCTGCGGGTGGGCTTCGCCTCCGCCATCGCCTACCGCAGCGAGTTCCTGGTCTGGATCCTCGCCACCAACATGCCGCTGGTGATGCTGCTCCTCTGGACGGCGGTGGCGGCGGAGGCGCCGGTGGGGCGCTTCGGCGAGACGGAATTCATCGGCTACTTCCTCGCCACGCTGATCGTGCGGCTCCTCACCGGATCGTGGGTGGTCTGGGAGCTCAATTTCGAGATCCGGCAGGGGACGCTGGGGATGCGGCTGCTCAAGCCGATGCACCCCTTCCTCGTCTTCGCCGCCGACAACCTCGCGGCGATCCCGATGCGCGTGTTGGTGTCGCTTCCCATCGCCGCGGGCGCGCTCTTCTGGGTGGGGCGCGAGACGCTCACCGGCGATCTCCTGCTCTGGGCGGCGGTGCCGGTGGCGCTCCTCGGCGCGTGGCTGATGACCTTCTGCGTGATGGCGCTGATCGGGACGCTGGGGCTCTTCTGGGAGAGCTCGCTCTCGATCTTCGAGCTCTGGCTGGGGCTCTTCTTCGTGCTCTCCGGTTACATCCTGCCGCTCGAGCTGCTGCCCGAGTGGCTGTGGGCGGTGGCGCGCTGGCTCCCCTTCCGCTTTCTGCTCTCGTTCCCGGTCGAGCTGATGCTGGGGCTCGTCGACCGGGAGGGGCTCGCGGTGGGGCTCTGCGTGCAGTGGCTCTACGTGGCCTTCTTCCTCGTGGCGGGCCTGCGGCTCTGGGCGGCGGGGCTGAAGCGCTACGCGGCCTACGGGGGATAA
- a CDS encoding ATP-binding cassette domain-containing protein: MISVRDLAKHYQVHKRPPGLAAALRSVVRRRYETVKAVDGISFEIAAGERVGFLGPNGAGKTTTLKMLSGLLHPTAGRALVAGHEPGRREADFLRSIMLVTGQKQQLLWDLPPAETFELNRAIYDVPRARFRETLDELVELLQLGDLVGKPTRQLSLGERMKCELAAALLHRPRVLFLDEPTIGLDVTMQAVVRDFIKAYNERHGATVILTSHYMDDVAALCPRVIVIDHGRLTWDGALEELARQTRPEKRITLRLGREVTAAELERIGGRVVLRDGSQAILGVPAGQLRDVVAAALAELPVIDLNVEEAPLEEVLSELFARGRRA; the protein is encoded by the coding sequence ATGATCTCCGTCCGCGATCTCGCCAAGCACTACCAGGTCCACAAGCGGCCCCCGGGCCTCGCCGCAGCGCTCCGCTCGGTGGTGCGGCGCCGCTACGAGACCGTGAAGGCGGTGGACGGGATCTCCTTCGAGATCGCCGCAGGAGAGCGGGTGGGCTTCCTCGGGCCGAACGGCGCCGGCAAGACCACCACGCTCAAGATGCTCTCCGGCCTGCTCCACCCCACCGCCGGCAGGGCGTTGGTGGCGGGGCACGAGCCCGGGCGGCGGGAGGCCGATTTCCTCCGCTCGATCATGCTCGTCACCGGGCAGAAGCAGCAGCTCCTCTGGGATCTGCCGCCGGCGGAGACCTTCGAGCTCAACCGGGCGATCTACGACGTGCCCCGGGCCCGGTTCCGCGAGACCCTCGACGAGCTGGTGGAATTGCTGCAGCTCGGCGACCTGGTGGGCAAGCCGACGCGGCAGCTCTCGCTCGGCGAGCGGATGAAATGCGAGCTGGCGGCGGCGCTCCTCCACCGGCCCCGGGTGCTCTTCCTCGACGAGCCCACCATCGGCCTCGACGTGACCATGCAGGCGGTGGTCCGCGATTTCATCAAGGCCTACAACGAGCGGCACGGCGCCACCGTGATCCTCACCAGCCACTACATGGACGACGTGGCGGCGCTCTGCCCGCGGGTGATCGTCATCGACCACGGCCGGCTCACCTGGGACGGCGCGCTGGAGGAGCTGGCCAGGCAGACCCGCCCCGAGAAGCGGATCACGCTGCGGCTGGGGCGCGAGGTGACCGCGGCGGAGCTCGAGCGGATCGGCGGGCGGGTGGTGCTGCGCGACGGATCGCAGGCGATCCTCGGCGTGCCCGCGGGGCAGCTGCGCGACGTGGTCGCAGCTGCGCTCGCCGAGCTGCCGGTGATCGATCTCAACGTCGAGGAGGCGCCGCTCGAGGAGGTGCTCTCCGAGCTCTTCGCCAGGGGGCGGCGCGCGTGA
- a CDS encoding phospho-sugar mutase, translating into MDQSLRTAAEKWLAEDPDPDTRAELQQLLDRGEEAQLRDRFGMRLEFGTAGLRGVIGAGPNRFNRSVVIRTTAGLARYLLETVADVKQRGVVIGFDGRRLSAETAKDTAAVLAGHGIPARVYTELAPTPLTAFTVTHLGAAAGVMITASHNPPEYNGYKVYWSNGAQIVPPHDKGISAAIDAVGAIPEVPRLEEKEARAQGLWQDLGTQEIDAYFAAIRDLSTSRAGRDDLTVVYTPLHGVGGKLATRALREFGFTKIHVVEEQFEPDMHFPTVRFPNPEEPGAMDLSLELARKTKADLVLANDPDADRLAVAVRRPDGSYRQLSGNQIGVVLAAWLMQHDRRGGDKRLVISTIVSTPMAGEMAKAFGVAYDEVLTGFKWIANRAIDRKREKGERFLVGFEEALGYSVGEVCRDKDGVSAAAVFAELAAEAKTRGRDVVDELEDLYRRFGVYLSRQHAATMKGAAGQQQIAKIMDAFRHRAPQAIGGLEVLQIRDFKLGVITSASGGEVDRITLPSSNVLTFDLQGGTRVIARPSGTEPKIKYYFDLREPVRAGEPIEAAEQRATERLDRLEADFVRLANDAAEA; encoded by the coding sequence ATGGACCAGAGCCTTCGCACGGCGGCAGAGAAATGGCTCGCCGAGGACCCCGATCCCGACACGCGTGCCGAGCTGCAGCAGCTCCTCGACAGGGGCGAAGAGGCGCAGCTCCGGGATCGCTTCGGCATGCGGCTGGAGTTCGGCACCGCGGGCCTGCGCGGCGTGATCGGCGCCGGCCCCAACCGCTTCAACCGCTCGGTGGTGATCCGCACCACCGCGGGCCTCGCCCGCTATCTCCTCGAGACGGTCGCCGACGTGAAGCAGCGCGGCGTGGTGATCGGCTTCGACGGCCGCCGCCTCTCCGCCGAGACGGCGAAGGACACGGCGGCGGTCCTCGCCGGCCACGGCATCCCGGCGCGGGTCTACACCGAGCTCGCCCCCACCCCGCTCACCGCCTTCACCGTGACCCACCTCGGCGCCGCAGCCGGCGTGATGATCACCGCCAGCCACAACCCGCCGGAGTACAACGGCTACAAGGTCTACTGGAGCAACGGCGCGCAGATCGTCCCGCCCCACGACAAGGGGATCAGCGCCGCCATCGACGCGGTGGGCGCCATCCCGGAGGTCCCGCGGCTCGAGGAGAAGGAAGCCCGGGCGCAGGGGCTCTGGCAGGATCTCGGCACGCAGGAGATCGACGCCTACTTCGCCGCGATCCGCGACCTCTCCACCAGCAGGGCCGGCCGCGACGATCTCACCGTCGTCTACACGCCGCTCCACGGCGTCGGCGGCAAGCTCGCCACCCGCGCCCTGCGCGAATTCGGCTTCACGAAGATCCACGTGGTGGAGGAGCAATTCGAGCCGGACATGCATTTTCCCACGGTCCGCTTTCCCAACCCCGAGGAGCCCGGGGCGATGGACCTCTCGCTGGAGCTGGCCCGGAAGACGAAGGCGGACCTCGTCCTCGCCAACGATCCCGACGCGGACCGGCTCGCGGTGGCGGTGCGCCGTCCAGACGGCTCCTACCGGCAGCTCTCCGGCAACCAGATCGGCGTGGTCCTCGCCGCCTGGCTGATGCAGCACGACCGGCGCGGCGGCGACAAGCGGCTGGTGATCAGCACCATCGTCTCCACGCCGATGGCGGGCGAGATGGCGAAGGCCTTCGGCGTCGCCTACGACGAGGTGCTCACGGGCTTCAAGTGGATCGCCAACCGCGCCATCGACCGCAAGCGGGAGAAGGGGGAGCGCTTCCTCGTCGGCTTCGAGGAGGCCCTGGGCTACAGCGTCGGCGAGGTCTGCCGCGACAAGGACGGCGTGAGCGCCGCTGCAGTCTTCGCGGAGCTCGCCGCGGAGGCGAAGACCCGCGGCCGCGACGTGGTGGACGAACTCGAGGACCTCTACCGGCGCTTCGGCGTCTACCTCTCGCGCCAGCATGCGGCGACGATGAAGGGCGCGGCGGGGCAGCAGCAGATCGCGAAGATCATGGACGCCTTCCGCCACCGGGCGCCGCAGGCGATCGGAGGCCTCGAGGTGCTGCAGATCCGCGACTTCAAGCTCGGCGTGATCACCAGCGCCTCCGGCGGCGAGGTGGACCGGATCACCCTGCCCTCCTCCAACGTCCTCACCTTCGACCTCCAGGGCGGCACCCGGGTGATCGCCCGGCCATCGGGCACCGAGCCGAAGATCAAATACTACTTCGACCTCCGGGAGCCGGTGCGCGCGGGGGAACCGATCGAAGCGGCGGAGCAGCGGGCCACCGAGCGACTCGACCGCCTCGAGGCGGACTTCGTGCGGCTGGCGAACGACGCAGCCGAGGCCTGA
- a CDS encoding 3-oxoacyl-ACP reductase family protein, which produces MKKVALITGASGALGHAIALRLAQDGYDLALHYRSGEEEAQHLAADLQRQGIRALPVQADICLQEEVDKMIEVVEQELGPLSVVVNNAGLVRDRTIAKLTDEDWDIVLDTNLRGAFHVCKAAVQRMRPRKSGRIVNISSIVGAMGNYGQINYAASKAGLIGLTKSLAKEVARDQVTVNAVCPGFMDTPMVRGVPEAVQEKLVAQIPLGRFGEPSAVGEAVAYLAGPGGDWVTGQVLHVNGGMYM; this is translated from the coding sequence ATGAAGAAGGTGGCGCTGATCACGGGGGCATCCGGCGCACTCGGGCACGCGATCGCCCTGCGCCTGGCGCAGGACGGCTACGACCTGGCGCTCCACTACCGGTCGGGCGAGGAAGAGGCCCAGCACCTGGCTGCAGACCTCCAGCGGCAGGGGATCCGGGCCCTGCCCGTGCAGGCGGACATCTGCCTGCAGGAGGAGGTCGACAAGATGATCGAGGTGGTGGAGCAGGAGCTCGGCCCCCTCTCCGTGGTGGTGAACAACGCAGGCCTGGTGCGCGACCGCACCATCGCCAAGCTCACCGACGAGGATTGGGACATCGTCCTCGACACCAACCTCCGCGGCGCTTTCCACGTCTGCAAGGCGGCGGTGCAGCGGATGCGCCCCCGCAAGAGCGGCCGGATCGTCAACATCAGCTCGATCGTCGGCGCCATGGGCAACTACGGCCAGATCAACTACGCCGCCTCCAAGGCGGGGCTCATCGGCCTCACCAAGAGCCTGGCGAAAGAGGTGGCGAGGGACCAGGTTACGGTCAACGCCGTCTGTCCCGGCTTCATGGACACCCCGATGGTCCGCGGGGTCCCGGAGGCGGTGCAGGAGAAGCTGGTCGCCCAGATCCCCCTCGGCCGCTTCGGCGAGCCGTCCGCGGTGGGCGAGGCAGTTGCCTACCTGGCCGGTCCGGGGGGCGATTGGGTCACCGGCCAGGTCCTCCACGTGAACGGCGGGATGTACATGTAA
- a CDS encoding leucyl aminopeptidase gives MDIKLAPSSLAESKVGLVALPVFEEDLGKKGAAAEFDALDGALGGVLRDIARQEGFTGKTGSKLLVHSHGKIAASHVLLLGLGARGKAELEALRKAAGSAAKEGTRVNAGKLAFAVPGAFGAFDEARAAAEGLQLGAYRYDKWRSKKDEEKKELKAAFVTSPEHKKNADADAGLALGLAVAEGVCFARDLVNEPAMFLTPTLLAQAAQKKLKVPGLTVTVHDRKKIEQLKMGMFLGVAQGSREEPKLIEIKYTPKGGARGAAGKAQPLALVGKAITFDSGGLSLKPADAMVDMKTDMAGSAAVFGAMLAIATQVKPNFPVHAYVGAAENMPSGTAYRPGDVLTARNGKTVEITNTDAEGRLVLGDVLNYAVEQSKPRCVIDLATLTGACIVALGMHTVGTWSNEDEWAGKVVAASKSAGESFWHMPLIEEVKDNLKSPIADMKNSGARWGGAISAALFLREFVEGNAWVHLDIAGPSTSDKDAGYHAKGGSGVGVRTLVDLVRSLEA, from the coding sequence ATGGATATCAAGCTCGCTCCATCCTCCCTTGCCGAGAGCAAGGTCGGTCTCGTCGCACTCCCGGTCTTCGAAGAGGACCTCGGCAAGAAGGGCGCCGCCGCAGAATTCGATGCCCTCGACGGCGCCCTCGGCGGCGTCCTCCGCGACATCGCCAGGCAGGAGGGCTTCACCGGCAAGACCGGCTCGAAGCTCCTCGTCCACTCCCATGGGAAGATTGCCGCGTCGCACGTGCTGCTCCTCGGCCTCGGCGCCCGCGGGAAGGCGGAGCTCGAGGCGCTGCGCAAGGCAGCGGGCAGCGCAGCGAAGGAAGGCACCCGGGTCAACGCGGGCAAGCTCGCCTTCGCGGTCCCCGGCGCCTTCGGTGCCTTCGACGAGGCCCGCGCCGCTGCGGAAGGCCTGCAGCTCGGCGCCTACCGCTACGACAAGTGGCGCTCGAAGAAGGACGAGGAGAAGAAGGAGCTCAAGGCTGCCTTCGTCACCTCGCCGGAGCACAAGAAGAACGCCGACGCCGACGCCGGTCTCGCGCTGGGCCTCGCGGTGGCCGAGGGCGTCTGCTTCGCCCGCGACCTCGTCAACGAGCCGGCGATGTTCCTGACGCCGACGCTCCTCGCGCAGGCGGCGCAGAAGAAGCTCAAGGTGCCGGGCCTCACCGTCACCGTGCACGATCGCAAGAAGATCGAGCAGCTCAAGATGGGCATGTTCCTCGGCGTGGCGCAGGGCAGCCGCGAGGAGCCCAAGCTCATCGAGATCAAGTACACGCCGAAGGGTGGCGCCCGCGGCGCCGCCGGCAAAGCCCAGCCGCTGGCCCTCGTCGGCAAGGCGATCACCTTCGACTCGGGCGGCCTCTCGCTCAAGCCGGCGGACGCCATGGTCGACATGAAGACCGACATGGCGGGCTCCGCCGCGGTCTTCGGCGCGATGCTCGCGATCGCCACCCAGGTGAAGCCGAACTTCCCGGTGCACGCCTACGTGGGCGCTGCCGAGAACATGCCGAGCGGCACCGCCTACCGCCCGGGTGACGTGCTCACCGCCCGCAACGGCAAGACCGTCGAGATCACCAACACCGACGCAGAGGGCCGCCTCGTCCTCGGCGACGTGCTCAACTACGCGGTGGAGCAGTCGAAGCCCCGCTGCGTGATCGACCTGGCGACGCTGACCGGCGCCTGCATCGTCGCCCTCGGCATGCACACCGTGGGCACCTGGTCGAACGAGGACGAGTGGGCCGGCAAGGTGGTCGCCGCGTCGAAGAGCGCAGGCGAGTCCTTCTGGCACATGCCGCTGATCGAGGAGGTGAAGGACAACCTCAAGTCGCCGATCGCGGACATGAAGAACTCGGGTGCCCGCTGGGGCGGCGCGATCTCCGCGGCGCTCTTCCTCCGCGAGTTCGTCGAGGGCAACGCCTGGGTGCACCTCGACATCGCCGGTCCCTCCACCTCGGACAAGGACGCCGGCTACCACGCCAAGGGCGGCAGCGGCGTCGGCGTCCGCACCCTCGTGGATCTGGTCCGCTCCCTCGAGGCGTAA
- a CDS encoding RNA polymerase sigma factor — MNPNPPAARAAIPGPDDETIVRRVLAGEVDLFEILMRRHNQRIYRAVRSILRDENEVEEVMQQAYVSAFEHLAQFQGSARLSTWLTRIAVHEAFGWLRKGRRLVAIDGGAEMEPAQGASPEQRAADREMVGWLEAAIDELPEGYRTVFVLREVEALSTAEAAEALELSEDAVKQRLHRAKAMLREQLAARMEANASGAFLFEAPRCNRVVAGVLARIHAGR; from the coding sequence ATGAATCCCAACCCGCCCGCGGCGAGAGCCGCCATCCCAGGCCCCGACGACGAGACCATCGTGCGCCGGGTACTCGCAGGCGAGGTCGATCTCTTCGAGATCCTCATGCGCCGGCACAACCAGCGGATCTACCGCGCCGTCCGTTCCATCCTCCGGGACGAGAACGAGGTCGAGGAGGTGATGCAGCAGGCGTACGTCTCGGCGTTCGAGCACCTGGCCCAATTCCAGGGGAGCGCGCGCCTGTCGACGTGGCTCACGCGGATTGCGGTCCACGAGGCCTTCGGCTGGCTCCGCAAGGGAAGGCGCCTCGTGGCGATCGACGGAGGAGCGGAGATGGAGCCGGCACAGGGAGCGAGCCCCGAGCAGCGGGCGGCGGATCGGGAGATGGTGGGCTGGCTCGAGGCGGCGATCGACGAGCTGCCCGAGGGCTATCGCACCGTCTTCGTCCTCCGGGAGGTGGAGGCCCTCTCCACCGCAGAGGCAGCCGAGGCCCTGGAGCTCAGCGAGGACGCGGTGAAGCAGCGGCTCCACCGGGCGAAGGCGATGCTGCGGGAACAGCTCGCCGCCCGGATGGAAGCGAACGCGTCGGGGGCCTTCCTCTTCGAGGCGCCGCGCTGCAACCGGGTGGTCGCAGGCGTTCTCGCCAGGATCCACGCAGGCCGCTGA
- a CDS encoding DoxX family membrane protein, whose protein sequence is MERKVSSTFHLLRLTYGIVPIVAGADKFVGLLTDWSGYLGPIALQLLPFSPQAFMYLVGVIEIAAGILVLVRPRIGAFVVSAWLLAIAVNLVLGGFFDIAVRDVVMAIGAFALGRLAMVHAGERAHAAAPMRPARAHG, encoded by the coding sequence ATGGAACGCAAAGTCTCGTCCACCTTCCACCTTCTCCGGCTCACCTACGGCATCGTCCCCATCGTCGCGGGCGCCGACAAATTCGTCGGGCTGCTCACCGATTGGAGCGGCTACCTGGGCCCGATCGCGCTGCAGCTTCTCCCCTTTTCGCCGCAGGCCTTCATGTACCTCGTCGGCGTGATCGAGATCGCCGCAGGCATCCTCGTCCTCGTCCGCCCCCGGATCGGCGCCTTCGTGGTCAGCGCCTGGCTCCTCGCCATCGCGGTGAACCTCGTCCTCGGGGGCTTCTTCGACATCGCGGTGCGGGACGTGGTGATGGCGATCGGTGCCTTCGCCCTCGGCCGCCTCGCGATGGTCCACGCCGGGGAACGCGCCCACGCCGCGGCGCCGATGCGCCCGGCCCGGGCCCATGGCTGA
- the aat gene encoding leucyl/phenylalanyl-tRNA--protein transferase: protein MELSPSPVVCGCGGGFPACGRCRSARGSKHERRDGSGFGAYPPQTVNPPLTPELIVAAYCQGIFPMADEIDGEIGWYSPDPRAIFPLDAFHVPKSLAKTIRRGVFEVRIDTAFEAVMRGCAERDETWISDEIVRSYCALHRAGLAHSVEAWHEGELTGGLYGVALGGAFMGESMFTRITDASKVCLVALVERLEERGFVLLDSQMPTEHLAKFGQITIPRADYLRRLAAALRLDRSFT, encoded by the coding sequence GTGGAGCTGTCACCTTCGCCTGTGGTGTGTGGCTGTGGCGGCGGCTTCCCGGCCTGCGGGCGCTGCAGGTCGGCGAGGGGATCGAAGCACGAGCGTCGTGACGGATCGGGCTTTGGAGCTTATCCTCCGCAGACCGTGAACCCTCCGCTGACTCCAGAGCTGATCGTCGCCGCGTACTGCCAGGGCATCTTTCCGATGGCCGACGAGATCGACGGGGAGATCGGCTGGTACTCGCCGGACCCCCGCGCGATCTTTCCCCTCGACGCCTTCCACGTGCCGAAGTCGCTGGCGAAGACGATCCGGCGCGGCGTCTTCGAGGTGCGCATCGACACCGCCTTCGAGGCGGTGATGCGCGGCTGCGCCGAGCGGGACGAGACCTGGATCAGCGACGAGATCGTCCGCTCCTATTGCGCGCTCCACCGGGCGGGGCTGGCCCACTCGGTGGAGGCGTGGCACGAGGGGGAGCTCACCGGCGGCCTCTACGGCGTGGCGCTCGGCGGCGCCTTCATGGGCGAGTCGATGTTCACGCGCATCACCGACGCGTCCAAGGTCTGCCTGGTGGCGCTGGTGGAGCGGCTCGAGGAGCGGGGCTTCGTGCTCCTCGACTCCCAGATGCCCACCGAGCACCTCGCCAAATTCGGCCAGATCACCATCCCCCGGGCCGACTACCTGCGGCGGCTGGCGGCGGCCCTGCGGCTCGATCGCTCCTTCACCTGA
- a CDS encoding MFS transporter, whose protein sequence is MKSPDGLTGGGRPAAPQPVGGWQPSASGPTAPTPVPGRMHALRALKHPGYRAYFFAQALSFAGTWMQSVALGWLVFRLTGSSLLLGTVTFASQIPTLLLAPFAGVLADRVSLPRMVAVTQGILALVALAMAWLIFADRITVPWILGLAVVGGIASAFDLPARQTLLVELAGPEDLSSAIALSSAAVNSARLVGPAVAGLLVASVGEAVCFLINGVSFLAPIGVALWVKPSHTRAPSRRESPLEALRAGIGYARRAPHTRAVLPLVAISSFVAFPYLPMLPVFAGDVLHGGPQLLGWLNVAVGLGSIVGALAVAALVDKRRLVPRLSVGLVCYGAGLVVLGLSRMQWLSLGALPLVGFGMLSMLSAANTVVQTDTPESMRGRVMSLYTTVLVGFFPLGALLCGAVADRIGVGPTIAVGGAVTFACGVWLWRRLPGLRALQVGEGIEARAS, encoded by the coding sequence TTGAAGAGCCCCGACGGTCTGACCGGGGGCGGCAGGCCCGCAGCGCCGCAGCCGGTGGGCGGTTGGCAGCCGAGTGCCAGCGGGCCGACCGCGCCGACCCCAGTGCCCGGGCGGATGCACGCCCTCCGCGCGCTCAAGCATCCCGGTTACCGGGCCTATTTCTTCGCGCAGGCCCTCTCCTTCGCCGGCACCTGGATGCAGTCGGTGGCGCTGGGCTGGCTCGTCTTCCGGCTCACCGGCTCGTCGCTGCTGCTGGGCACCGTCACCTTCGCCTCGCAGATCCCCACGCTGCTCCTCGCGCCCTTCGCCGGCGTCCTCGCCGACCGGGTCTCGCTGCCGCGCATGGTCGCCGTGACGCAAGGGATCCTCGCCCTGGTCGCGCTGGCGATGGCCTGGCTCATCTTCGCCGACCGGATCACCGTGCCGTGGATCCTGGGCCTCGCCGTGGTGGGCGGCATCGCCAGCGCGTTCGACCTGCCGGCGCGGCAGACCCTGCTGGTGGAGCTGGCAGGGCCCGAGGATCTCTCCTCGGCGATCGCCCTCTCCTCCGCCGCGGTCAACTCCGCCCGGCTGGTGGGTCCCGCCGTCGCCGGCCTCCTCGTCGCCTCGGTGGGCGAGGCGGTCTGCTTCCTCATCAACGGCGTGAGCTTCCTCGCGCCGATCGGCGTCGCCCTCTGGGTGAAGCCCTCGCACACCAGGGCCCCCTCGCGGCGTGAATCGCCACTCGAGGCGCTGCGGGCCGGCATCGGTTACGCGCGCCGGGCGCCGCACACCCGCGCGGTGCTGCCGCTCGTGGCGATCTCCTCCTTCGTCGCCTTTCCCTACCTGCCGATGCTGCCGGTCTTCGCCGGCGACGTGCTCCACGGCGGCCCGCAGCTCCTCGGCTGGCTCAACGTCGCGGTGGGCCTCGGCTCCATCGTCGGCGCGCTGGCGGTGGCGGCCCTCGTCGACAAGCGACGCCTCGTGCCGCGGCTCTCCGTCGGCCTCGTCTGCTACGGCGCGGGGCTGGTGGTCCTCGGCCTCTCGAGGATGCAGTGGCTCTCGCTGGGGGCGCTGCCGCTGGTGGGCTTCGGCATGCTCTCGATGCTCTCCGCCGCCAACACGGTGGTGCAGACCGACACCCCCGAGTCGATGCGCGGCCGGGTGATGTCGCTCTACACCACCGTGCTCGTCGGCTTCTTCCCGCTGGGCGCGCTCCTCTGCGGCGCCGTGGCCGATCGGATCGGCGTGGGGCCCACCATCGCGGTGGGTGGAGCTGTCACCTTCGCCTGTGGTGTGTGGCTGTGGCGGCGGCTTCCCGGCCTGCGGGCGCTGCAGGTCGGCGAGGGGATCGAAGCACGAGCGTCGTGA
- a CDS encoding M50 family metallopeptidase, producing the protein MRLAPLLALALLVAAALWLWDSWTVYPLKLLVVHFHESGHALATWLAGGRVDSIAVDFAQGGVTRSRVPAGLFPHVLVASGGYLGSMGFGAGILYWAGRSASGKPVLEGLAAFLVVALGLWARDGFTIFFTAAMALLFAVLARVLPPKWSRITALFLGVFSALYALWDIRDDLILRQSSRSDAGVLAAATGIPALFWAVLWLGLACLVLWLALRKSALR; encoded by the coding sequence ATGCGCCTCGCCCCGCTCCTCGCGCTCGCACTCCTCGTGGCGGCAGCCCTCTGGCTCTGGGATTCGTGGACGGTCTACCCGCTCAAGCTGCTGGTCGTCCATTTCCACGAGAGCGGCCATGCGCTCGCCACCTGGCTCGCCGGAGGGCGGGTCGACTCTATCGCCGTCGACTTCGCGCAAGGGGGCGTCACCCGCAGCCGCGTGCCCGCCGGCCTCTTCCCCCACGTGCTGGTGGCCTCCGGCGGCTACCTGGGCTCGATGGGCTTCGGCGCGGGGATCCTCTACTGGGCGGGCAGGAGCGCGAGCGGCAAGCCGGTGCTCGAGGGCCTCGCCGCCTTCCTGGTGGTGGCGCTGGGGCTTTGGGCCCGGGACGGCTTCACCATCTTCTTCACCGCGGCGATGGCGCTCCTCTTCGCGGTGCTCGCCAGGGTGCTCCCGCCGAAGTGGAGCCGGATCACCGCCCTCTTCCTCGGCGTCTTCAGCGCGCTCTACGCGCTCTGGGACATCCGCGACGACCTCATCCTCCGCCAGAGCAGCAGGAGCGATGCAGGCGTGCTCGCAGCTGCCACCGGGATCCCGGCGCTCTTCTGGGCGGTGCTCTGGCTGGGCCTCGCCTGCCTCGTGCTCTGGCTGGCGCTGCGGAAGAGCGCGCTGCGCTGA